In Myxocyprinus asiaticus isolate MX2 ecotype Aquarium Trade chromosome 3, UBuf_Myxa_2, whole genome shotgun sequence, the following proteins share a genomic window:
- the cldn26 gene encoding putative claudin-24 — protein sequence MVLLTTKFVQRASLFVSFGGLVTTFITTFLPLWKTMNSDLNEMENWYEGLWHMCIYTEEVGIHCKEFESFLALPPDTLAGRVLMCISIATGFLGVAAAFFGLEGVEIGAGWERVKRTLLILGGVLIWVSGITTLAAVSFMAYVMVVKFWDENLPDVMPGWEYGEAMFSGWFAGLLLVVGGSFLFVAVCMGDHAAKLKQKSHILARNQEQRPRTYHYQKTEIV from the coding sequence ATGGTGCTGCTCACCACTAAATTCGTCCAGAGAGCATCGCTCTTTGTGTCCTTTGGAGGTTTGGTCACAACGTTTATTACAACCTTTCTACCACTATGGAAGACAATGAACTCAGACCTGAATGAGATGGAGAACTGGTATGAGGGTCTTTGGCACATGTGCATCTACACGGAGGAAGTCGGCATACACTGCAAAGAATTTGAGTCTTTCTTGGCCCTACCACCAGATACTCTAGCTGGACGGGTTCTCATGTGCATTTCCATTGCAACAGGATTTCTCGGAGTGGCCGCAGCATTTTTCGGACTTGAGGGCGTCGAGATCGGCGCTGGATGGGAAAGAGTGAAGAGGACGCTCCTCATCCTCGGTGGAGTGCTGATCTGGGTGTCAGGGATCACGACCCTTGCAGCTGTTTCATTTATGGCATACGTAATGGTAGTGAAATTCTGGGATGAGAATTTACCTGATGTGATGCCCGGATGGGAATATGGCGAGGCCATGTTTTCTGGCTGGTTTGCTGGACTTCTTCTTGTTGTTGGGGGGTCATTTCTCTTTGTCGCAGTCTGTATGGGTGATCATGCAGCAAAACTCAAGCAAAAAAGTCATATTCTTGCTCGCAATCAAGAACAGCGACCAAGAACTTACCATTACCAAAAGACGGAAATCGTGTAG